One region of Candidatus Limnocylindrales bacterium genomic DNA includes:
- the mfd gene encoding transcription-repair coupling factor, with protein sequence MNFTALLDSIKTGAHQVSLSGLWGSSKALIPALVYKETKRPGLIITPTWQTAMDFQDDLAFFLRQLGSEPDKIHLFPQWELSPYEFLSPHRETVAERLTILDKLLNHEKILVVTPVEALMQKLLPRQVLYQFTQYVEVGAEINRDELVEQLIYTGYHPVEIVEARGEFSVRGGILDVFPPIGENPLRIEFFGDTVESIREFDITTQRSIAQLEIVTILPIREVVLNQEALQRGIANIKARIAEIGASYNTLNTLMNQLEQAPFFPGMERYASYFYPDLETLFDYLDPQGLLFVEEGLDIEQVASKFERKVQEGYQHALDKGSPVPDPTSLYLTAQQVKEHLERWQRIELNLVDFSGEQERMGGWECGSRGIEGDGSGKVTTSPPPHLHTSPRISYDLDFKPLEWGYLTTPDTDEKEQHIAFSSKRLAEWLEQGNRVLIVSHTRVQAERLAELLADYQLTPGRYEEPILSEFLFQSRQKPVFVQQTDEKRSFLTHLLITTGDLTAGFYLPDQKLVLVGEDELLGRRKTIKYRHKVHRPSRLLTTLGELEIHDFVVHVDHGIGRYLGLKRLKIQDMEMECLHLEYRDGDKLYVPIDRLDLVQKYKGSDDHPPQLDKLGGTNWARVKERVKASIKKMANELLELYAVRQALPGFSFSSDDHLYKEFEAAFEYEETPDQTRAIQDVLKDMAAAKPMDRLICGDVGYGKTEVAMRAAFISILNGKQVAVLVPTTILAQQHLQTFQSRFASYPVRIEVLSRFKTRKEQNAIIKGLKEGTVDIVIGTHRLLQKDIEFKDLGLVVIDEEHRFGVAHKEKLRQLRKLVDVLTLTATPIPRTLHMSLMSIRDMSVIDTPPEERLSVYTYVVKFDEGLIREAILRELDRGGQVFFVHNRVKSIEAMANYLRRLVPTARIVVAHGQLEENTLEKIMLKFVNKEYDVLVCTTIIESGLDIPSANTIFINRADKFGLAQLYQLRGRVGRSKHRAYAYLLIPNDRTIQATAKKRLRVIQELSDLGSGFKISAHDLEIRGAGNLLGAEQSGHISALGFDLYCQMIANTVKELKGEALEEELHPQINLEISAYFPEEYIPDMKQRLEIYKKLSSAQDFGKVLDVEDEIRDRYGALPEEVKNLITLAELRLLSKELRIESIKSDKETILICWNKTSLITPEQLARVAKNAKGRVKILSTRSVELYLGGIKKEERLGFLKNFLQEFR encoded by the coding sequence GTTTACAAAGAAACGAAGCGGCCTGGTCTGATAATTACTCCAACCTGGCAGACGGCCATGGACTTCCAGGATGACTTGGCTTTCTTTTTAAGGCAACTGGGAAGTGAACCCGATAAGATCCATCTTTTTCCACAGTGGGAACTTTCTCCCTATGAATTTTTATCACCTCATCGAGAAACCGTCGCCGAGAGGCTTACAATTCTGGATAAACTCCTGAATCATGAAAAGATCCTGGTGGTAACCCCGGTGGAAGCTTTAATGCAGAAACTTCTACCCCGGCAGGTACTTTATCAATTTACTCAGTACGTGGAAGTGGGAGCTGAGATCAACCGGGATGAGTTGGTTGAGCAGCTTATTTATACCGGTTATCATCCTGTGGAAATTGTAGAAGCCCGGGGAGAATTCAGTGTACGGGGTGGAATTCTGGATGTATTCCCTCCAATAGGAGAAAATCCGCTTCGGATCGAATTTTTCGGAGATACCGTTGAATCTATTCGGGAGTTTGATATCACGACCCAAAGATCCATCGCCCAATTGGAAATCGTTACCATCCTTCCCATTCGAGAAGTGGTTCTAAATCAAGAAGCCCTCCAACGAGGCATTGCCAACATAAAAGCCAGAATTGCAGAAATCGGCGCCTCTTACAACACGTTGAATACGCTGATGAACCAGTTGGAGCAAGCGCCCTTTTTCCCGGGGATGGAACGGTATGCTTCTTATTTTTACCCAGATCTGGAAACTTTATTCGATTACCTGGATCCGCAAGGTCTTTTATTTGTAGAGGAAGGATTGGACATAGAACAGGTAGCCAGCAAATTTGAAAGAAAAGTTCAAGAAGGTTATCAGCATGCTCTGGATAAAGGAAGCCCGGTCCCGGATCCTACTTCCCTCTACCTTACGGCCCAACAAGTTAAGGAGCACTTGGAAAGGTGGCAACGAATTGAATTGAATCTGGTGGATTTCTCAGGGGAACAGGAAAGGATGGGAGGATGGGAGTGTGGAAGTAGGGGGATAGAAGGGGATGGGAGCGGGAAGGTAACAACGTCCCCACCCCCCCACCTTCATACCTCCCCACGTATCTCTTACGATCTGGATTTTAAACCCTTGGAATGGGGTTACCTCACAACCCCCGATACAGATGAAAAAGAGCAACATATTGCTTTTTCATCCAAGCGGTTGGCCGAATGGCTCGAACAGGGAAATCGGGTCCTTATCGTTTCCCATACCCGTGTCCAGGCAGAAAGACTGGCGGAACTTCTGGCCGATTATCAGTTAACCCCGGGTCGATACGAAGAGCCAATTCTCTCGGAATTTTTGTTCCAATCCAGGCAAAAACCTGTTTTCGTTCAGCAAACAGATGAGAAAAGGAGTTTCTTAACCCATCTTCTGATCACGACTGGAGATCTCACAGCCGGTTTTTACCTTCCGGATCAAAAACTTGTCCTGGTCGGTGAAGACGAGCTTTTAGGGCGACGTAAGACCATCAAGTACCGGCATAAAGTTCATCGACCCAGCCGATTACTAACGACTCTGGGTGAACTGGAAATCCATGATTTTGTTGTCCATGTGGATCATGGCATTGGGAGATACCTCGGACTGAAAAGGTTGAAAATCCAGGACATGGAAATGGAATGTCTTCATCTGGAGTATCGAGATGGAGATAAGCTCTATGTTCCTATCGATCGGTTAGATCTGGTTCAAAAATATAAAGGGTCTGATGATCATCCCCCTCAGTTGGATAAACTGGGAGGAACCAACTGGGCTCGTGTTAAAGAAAGGGTTAAGGCTTCTATTAAAAAAATGGCCAACGAACTGCTGGAACTCTATGCAGTTCGCCAGGCGCTTCCTGGGTTCTCTTTTTCTTCAGATGACCATCTCTATAAGGAATTTGAAGCCGCCTTTGAATATGAAGAAACGCCGGATCAAACCCGGGCTATTCAAGATGTCCTTAAGGATATGGCAGCCGCCAAGCCGATGGATCGATTGATCTGTGGGGATGTGGGATACGGTAAAACCGAGGTGGCCATGCGGGCGGCTTTCATAAGTATATTGAACGGGAAGCAGGTGGCCGTTCTGGTTCCCACCACAATATTGGCTCAACAGCACCTTCAAACCTTTCAAAGTCGATTTGCTTCGTATCCAGTCCGCATCGAAGTGTTGAGTCGTTTTAAGACCCGGAAGGAGCAGAATGCAATTATAAAAGGACTTAAGGAAGGCACGGTAGATATTGTTATCGGCACGCACCGTCTTCTTCAAAAGGACATCGAGTTTAAAGATCTGGGATTGGTTGTCATCGATGAGGAGCATCGTTTTGGGGTGGCTCATAAGGAAAAACTCCGACAGCTTCGTAAACTGGTAGATGTCCTGACTTTAACTGCGACGCCCATTCCCAGGACCCTCCACATGTCTTTGATGAGCATTCGGGATATGAGTGTGATAGATACTCCTCCGGAAGAGCGTTTGTCTGTGTATACCTATGTGGTTAAATTTGATGAGGGTCTTATCCGGGAAGCTATTCTACGTGAATTAGATCGAGGGGGGCAGGTCTTCTTCGTACACAATCGGGTTAAAAGCATTGAAGCTATGGCGAATTATCTTCGTCGATTAGTTCCTACGGCCCGTATTGTAGTAGCCCATGGCCAATTGGAAGAGAATACCCTAGAAAAGATCATGTTGAAGTTTGTGAACAAGGAGTACGATGTTTTAGTGTGTACGACCATTATCGAATCGGGCCTGGATATTCCCTCCGCAAATACCATCTTTATTAATCGGGCAGATAAGTTCGGGCTTGCCCAACTTTATCAGCTTCGGGGACGGGTAGGTCGATCTAAACACAGAGCCTATGCTTACCTGCTCATTCCCAATGACCGAACCATCCAGGCAACTGCCAAAAAGAGACTCCGGGTTATCCAGGAACTCAGTGATCTCGGCTCTGGATTTAAAATATCGGCCCACGATTTGGAAATTCGAGGCGCCGGAAACCTGCTCGGTGCCGAACAATCGGGACACATTTCCGCCTTAGGATTTGATCTCTACTGTCAGATGATCGCCAATACCGTCAAAGAACTCAAAGGCGAAGCGCTGGAAGAAGAACTCCATCCACAAATAAATCTGGAAATTTCGGCTTATTTCCCCGAGGAGTACATACCGGATATGAAACAACGTCTCGAGATCTATAAAAAGCTCTCTTCGGCTCAGGATTTTGGAAAAGTTCTGGATGTAGAGGACGAAATTAGAGATCGATACGGGGCATTGCCGGAGGAGGTAAAAAATCTGATTACCTTAGCCGAGTTACGGCTCCTTTCTAAAGAACTCCGGATCGAAAGTATCAAATCGGATAAAGAAACAATCCTTATCTGCTGGAATAAAACAAGTTTGATAACCCCCGAACAGCTCGCCAGGGTTGCTAAAAATGCAAAAGGACGGGTTAAAATTCTCTCTACCCGATCGGTAGAACTCTATTTGGGAGGAATCAAAAAAGAAGAACGATTAGGCTTTTTAAAAAATTTCTTGCAGGAATTTAGATAA
- a CDS encoding peptidylprolyl isomerase has protein sequence MKHTLLLAGILSGILLTSNLVKGETADRIVAIVNDKVITLRQLKLAEFSALQNKPQDSEGKFSVDQAKLLEDLIEEKLLIQVADKAGITVTEDEVNAALEEIKKRNKISDDAKFREAVTREGQSWEQFLDDIRKQIKVVRLVNREVRSRVTVDEAEVRDYYEKTKNSSGPPPEKVKVRHILFSVPEWASQQMDEDAKKKAEEVLAKIKGGLDFAEAARLYSDDPSKERGGDLGVVSKGHMINPLDEVIFSLKPGEVSQPVRSSLGYHLIKVEEKINVEVEALETAKEQIRNLLFQQKVESLYKDWIKKLKSEAYIEIKEEALH, from the coding sequence ATGAAACATACTTTGCTATTGGCTGGAATACTCTCCGGAATTTTACTTACCTCAAATCTTGTAAAAGGAGAAACTGCCGATCGTATTGTGGCTATTGTTAATGATAAGGTTATTACACTCCGGCAGTTAAAACTCGCAGAGTTTTCTGCCTTACAAAACAAGCCGCAGGATTCTGAGGGAAAATTTTCGGTTGATCAGGCTAAATTATTGGAGGATTTAATCGAGGAAAAATTACTGATCCAGGTCGCCGATAAAGCTGGGATCACCGTAACCGAGGATGAGGTTAATGCGGCCCTGGAGGAAATTAAGAAACGCAACAAAATCTCAGATGATGCAAAGTTCCGAGAAGCTGTGACCCGGGAAGGTCAGAGTTGGGAACAATTCCTGGATGATATCCGGAAGCAAATCAAAGTGGTAAGGCTGGTCAATCGGGAAGTTCGATCGCGGGTTACCGTTGATGAAGCGGAAGTTCGAGATTATTATGAAAAAACTAAGAACTCTTCCGGACCTCCTCCGGAAAAAGTAAAGGTACGTCATATTCTATTTTCCGTTCCGGAGTGGGCCTCCCAGCAGATGGATGAAGATGCCAAAAAAAAAGCAGAAGAGGTCTTGGCTAAGATTAAAGGGGGGTTGGATTTTGCTGAAGCAGCCAGATTATATTCAGACGATCCCTCTAAGGAACGAGGCGGGGATCTGGGAGTTGTCTCCAAGGGACATATGATAAATCCCCTGGATGAAGTGATTTTTAGTCTGAAACCCGGTGAGGTAAGCCAGCCCGTTCGATCCAGTTTAGGATATCATCTTATAAAAGTCGAGGAAAAAATAAATGTAGAAGTAGAAGCTTTGGAAACCGCCAAGGAACAGATCCGTAATCTTCTCTTTCAACAAAAAGTAGAATCCCTCTATAAAGACTGGATTAAGAAATTAAAATCTGAGGCCTATATTGAAATTAAGGAGGAAGCTTTACACTGA
- a CDS encoding RNA-binding S4 domain-containing protein, with translation MRLDLFLKMSRLSKRRSLAKELCEKELVRVNGQIAKASKEIKPGDIIHVESWNRRLVVKVLQVPEGPLKKKEADRLYEVLEDIRKETEF, from the coding sequence CTGAGATTAGATCTCTTTTTGAAAATGAGTCGTTTGAGTAAACGTCGGTCCCTGGCAAAGGAGCTTTGTGAGAAAGAACTGGTTCGGGTAAACGGTCAAATTGCCAAAGCTTCAAAAGAAATCAAACCAGGAGATATCATTCACGTAGAATCCTGGAACCGGCGTTTGGTGGTCAAAGTGTTGCAGGTTCCTGAAGGGCCTTTAAAGAAAAAAGAGGCCGATAGGTTATACGAAGTTTTAGAGGATATAAGAAAAGAAACTGAATTTTAA
- the accD gene encoding acetyl-CoA carboxylase, carboxyltransferase subunit beta, translating to MAWFRRDKEVKSNIETPKKRVPEGLWIKCDSCKEMVYRKEVEKNLKVCPKCNYHYRLTYQERLKMLFDDEAYQEFDTNLRSADPLKFKDSKKYKDRLKAAKAKTGLEEAVVSAEGKIGGIPVILCVLEFGFMGGSMGSVVGEKVTRAIERAILERKPLIIISCSGGARMQEGILSLMQMAKISAALGRLSKAGLLYISILTDPTTGGVTASFAMLGDIILAEPGALIGFAGPRVIQQTIRQELPPGFQTSEFLLQHGIIDMVVPRKNMKATLDKLLNFFVS from the coding sequence ATGGCCTGGTTTAGGCGAGATAAAGAAGTAAAAAGTAATATCGAAACCCCTAAAAAGAGGGTCCCCGAAGGGTTATGGATTAAATGCGACTCCTGTAAGGAGATGGTATATCGAAAAGAAGTTGAGAAGAATTTAAAAGTATGTCCCAAATGCAATTACCACTACCGTCTGACCTATCAGGAAAGACTTAAAATGCTTTTTGATGACGAAGCTTATCAGGAATTCGATACCAACCTTCGATCTGCGGACCCTTTAAAATTTAAGGATTCAAAAAAATACAAGGACCGATTGAAGGCTGCCAAAGCTAAAACCGGGTTAGAAGAAGCGGTAGTCTCTGCGGAGGGAAAAATCGGGGGAATTCCGGTTATTCTCTGTGTGTTAGAATTTGGATTTATGGGGGGGAGTATGGGTTCTGTAGTCGGTGAAAAAGTTACCCGGGCCATTGAACGGGCGATTCTGGAAAGAAAACCCCTTATTATTATTTCCTGTTCTGGAGGAGCCCGTATGCAGGAAGGAATTCTCTCCCTGATGCAAATGGCTAAAATTAGTGCAGCCCTTGGACGGTTAAGTAAAGCCGGCCTACTTTATATCTCCATCCTGACAGATCCTACAACCGGTGGTGTAACGGCCAGTTTTGCTATGTTAGGGGATATTATTCTGGCAGAGCCTGGCGCTCTGATTGGATTTGCAGGACCGAGGGTCATCCAGCAGACCATACGCCAGGAGCTACCTCCGGGTTTTCAAACTTCGGAATTTCTTCTCCAGCATGGAATTATTGACATGGTAGTCCCAAGGAAAAATATGAAAGCTACTCTGGATAAACTCCTGAATTTTTTTGTCTCCTAA
- a CDS encoding folylpolyglutamate synthase/dihydrofolate synthase family protein — protein MMTYQQVLDYLLSFKPSVIRLGLEKIRYILKEFGDPQDRFPSVLIAGTNGKGSTTAMVSSILQAEGWKVGSYTSPHLLDFRERITINGNLIPEEDLITLTEEFIQILSEIGSRKPVEASQNLTFFEVVTILAFLYFAQQQIDIAVLEVGLGGRLDATNVVNPLVSIITNISMDHENYLGSTRREIAREKAGIVKENGICLTACEPGEALEEIEAICHRKNAQLFKWGTHFTTSPIQSSLAGQIFSYQGMTQSYDQLEISLLGRHQILNAALAVGTMELLKSRGFPVQEANLRKGLKAARNPGRLEIIGRSPMVVLDAAHNPGGAEALSKALVELFTYDQLILVMGILRDKDIRGIFKALFPIASQLIFTQPQNTERATPAEELARIAQEMHRDKYEVVSQVSKAIELAHRRATPESLICITGSLYTIAEAKQFYADIKHNG, from the coding sequence ATGATGACTTACCAGCAGGTTTTAGATTATCTCCTGAGCTTTAAACCTTCGGTTATTCGCCTGGGACTTGAAAAGATTCGGTATATCCTCAAAGAGTTTGGTGATCCCCAGGATCGGTTTCCGTCCGTTTTGATAGCGGGAACAAATGGTAAAGGTTCTACCACGGCCATGGTCAGTTCCATTCTTCAGGCAGAGGGATGGAAGGTGGGAAGTTATACCTCTCCACATCTCCTGGACTTTCGAGAAAGAATTACGATAAATGGGAATCTTATTCCAGAGGAAGATCTGATCACCCTGACCGAGGAATTTATACAGATTTTATCCGAGATCGGATCCAGGAAGCCTGTTGAAGCTTCACAAAACCTGACCTTTTTTGAAGTTGTAACAATTCTGGCTTTTTTGTATTTCGCTCAACAACAAATAGATATCGCTGTTCTGGAAGTAGGATTAGGTGGGCGACTGGATGCAACCAATGTAGTGAATCCCCTGGTATCGATTATTACCAACATTTCCATGGACCATGAAAATTATTTAGGATCTACCCGTCGGGAGATTGCCAGAGAAAAAGCCGGTATTGTTAAAGAAAATGGAATTTGTCTTACCGCCTGTGAACCTGGGGAAGCTCTGGAAGAAATAGAAGCCATATGCCACCGGAAAAATGCTCAACTTTTTAAATGGGGGACCCACTTTACCACCTCTCCCATCCAGAGTAGTTTAGCCGGTCAGATATTCTCTTATCAGGGAATGACCCAAAGCTATGATCAACTGGAAATTTCTCTCTTGGGAAGGCATCAAATTCTTAATGCAGCTCTTGCTGTAGGCACGATGGAACTCTTGAAATCTCGAGGGTTTCCTGTGCAGGAAGCTAATCTTCGAAAAGGCCTAAAGGCTGCGCGAAACCCGGGTCGATTAGAAATAATCGGACGGTCTCCCATGGTAGTTCTCGATGCAGCTCACAATCCCGGGGGAGCAGAGGCCCTGTCCAAGGCCCTGGTTGAATTATTTACTTATGATCAGCTTATTTTGGTAATGGGCATTTTAAGGGATAAAGATATCCGGGGTATTTTTAAAGCGCTTTTTCCCATCGCTTCCCAACTTATTTTTACACAACCCCAAAATACAGAACGGGCAACTCCGGCTGAAGAATTAGCCCGTATAGCCCAGGAAATGCATAGGGATAAATATGAGGTTGTCTCTCAAGTTTCCAAAGCTATTGAATTAGCCCATCGTCGAGCAACGCCTGAGAGCTTAATCTGTATTACGGGTTCTCTCTATACCATTGCCGAGGCGAAACAATTTTATGCAGACATAAAACATAATGGGTAA
- a CDS encoding DUF1015 domain-containing protein yields MAEILPFKGIRYNLNKVGDLALVVSPPYDVISQEEQENYYKLHPYNVIRLIFGKDLPGDTEEENKYTRAARYFQEWMNQRILVQDEQPAIYLYRQDYRLPYEEKEKSLTGFIALVHIDEATSSNTIYPHEHTMPATVADRLNVVKACKADLSPLFALYSDRESQIRSILVSEMQAQPILKLKDLEEVQHQVWRIQNTEKIKAIQSKIRNKALVIADGHHRYEAAKLFRDYMWALDPHPSEFKLYNYVMMQLVAIEDEGLTIFPIHRLVRGLSNFKEDLFLKQLEQFFHIDTFKLDEKEKTAKVSFILNRLRMDSELSHRFFVYSGQNKVYGLTLKDLKAYEQIADLTLPEVLRNLDVSILQTLIFDHILEGKEKPLEISYTREEGKALELIDTGQYQIAFLLSPTRVSQVVEVATLRRRMPPKSTYFYPKPLTGIVMNKISW; encoded by the coding sequence ATGGCAGAAATTTTACCCTTCAAAGGTATTCGTTACAATCTTAATAAAGTAGGCGATTTAGCCCTTGTGGTTTCTCCTCCTTACGATGTGATCTCACAGGAGGAACAAGAAAATTATTATAAGCTCCATCCCTATAATGTGATTCGTTTAATTTTTGGAAAAGATCTTCCCGGGGATACAGAAGAAGAGAATAAGTATACCCGGGCGGCCAGATATTTTCAGGAATGGATGAATCAACGTATCCTGGTGCAGGATGAGCAACCAGCTATCTATCTTTATCGCCAGGATTATCGCCTGCCTTATGAAGAAAAAGAGAAAAGCCTGACAGGTTTCATCGCTCTGGTTCACATAGATGAGGCTACCAGTAGTAATACGATTTACCCACACGAACATACCATGCCGGCTACGGTAGCCGATCGGTTAAATGTCGTCAAAGCTTGTAAAGCAGATTTATCTCCGTTGTTTGCCCTTTATTCAGATAGGGAAAGTCAGATCCGGAGTATTTTAGTTTCCGAAATGCAAGCTCAACCTATTCTCAAGTTGAAAGATCTGGAAGAAGTTCAACATCAGGTCTGGAGGATTCAAAATACCGAAAAGATTAAAGCAATCCAATCAAAAATAAGAAATAAAGCTCTGGTCATCGCCGATGGGCATCATCGGTACGAAGCAGCAAAATTATTCCGGGATTATATGTGGGCTTTGGATCCTCATCCTTCAGAGTTCAAACTGTATAATTACGTTATGATGCAACTGGTAGCCATAGAGGATGAAGGATTGACTATTTTTCCCATTCACAGGCTGGTACGGGGTCTAAGTAACTTTAAAGAGGATCTGTTTTTAAAGCAGTTAGAGCAATTTTTTCATATCGATACCTTTAAACTTGACGAAAAAGAAAAAACTGCTAAAGTAAGCTTTATTCTTAATCGGTTGAGAATGGACTCTGAGCTTAGCCATCGGTTTTTTGTCTACAGTGGACAAAATAAAGTGTACGGCCTGACATTAAAAGACTTGAAAGCCTATGAGCAGATTGCCGATTTAACTCTACCCGAAGTTCTCAGAAATTTAGATGTAAGTATACTGCAGACGCTTATTTTTGATCATATTTTGGAAGGGAAAGAAAAACCTTTAGAGATCTCTTACACAAGGGAAGAAGGAAAGGCTTTAGAGCTGATCGACACAGGGCAATATCAAATAGCATTTCTTTTAAGTCCCACGCGGGTATCTCAGGTGGTAGAAGTAGCAACCCTGAGGAGACGGATGCCGCCTAAATCCACTTATTTTTACCCGAAACCTTTGACCGGAATCGTAATGAATAAAATATCCTGGTGA
- the murB gene encoding UDP-N-acetylmuramate dehydrogenase, translating into MVSGGHGSLDTWQSLIKGKVLFREPLSKYTTFRIGGPAEWMVFPLDLQDVQTAVAYAHDQGMKIFVLGGGSNLLVADEGIPGVVLNLSKGFNYAHFQDTLVIVGAGYSLPRLVTEAVKRGLTGLECATGVPGTVGGAVRMNAGTREAGIGDIIVQLKLLHNNGILKTLEQKDLKFQYRESNLPAESIILEVVLNLRKGNQKTLREDIHRRLISRKATQPLSYPNAGSIFKNPPGEYAGRLIEKVGLKGTRVGDAEISLLHGNFIVNKGSATAKDVMALIRMARQKVWKETGIKLELEVKLWGLNEEG; encoded by the coding sequence ATGGTTTCAGGTGGGCATGGTAGTTTAGATACCTGGCAAAGTTTGATCAAAGGAAAGGTTCTGTTCCGGGAGCCTTTAAGTAAGTATACGACTTTTCGAATAGGAGGACCGGCTGAGTGGATGGTTTTTCCTTTGGATCTCCAGGATGTGCAGACGGCGGTAGCGTATGCCCACGATCAGGGTATGAAAATTTTTGTTCTGGGAGGCGGTTCCAATTTATTAGTGGCCGATGAAGGGATTCCGGGGGTTGTACTGAATCTGAGTAAGGGGTTTAATTATGCCCACTTCCAAGATACGCTGGTCATTGTTGGGGCCGGATATAGTCTTCCCCGGCTTGTCACCGAGGCTGTGAAGCGTGGGTTAACGGGATTGGAGTGTGCAACAGGAGTGCCGGGAACTGTGGGGGGCGCTGTGAGAATGAATGCAGGTACCCGAGAGGCTGGGATCGGAGATATTATCGTCCAATTAAAGCTCCTTCACAATAATGGAATCCTGAAGACTTTAGAACAAAAAGATTTAAAATTTCAGTACCGAGAATCCAACCTTCCCGCCGAGAGTATTATATTAGAAGTGGTACTGAATTTGAGAAAGGGAAATCAGAAGACCCTCCGGGAAGATATCCACAGACGTTTGATAAGTAGAAAAGCCACACAGCCGCTTTCATACCCCAATGCAGGCTCTATTTTTAAAAATCCTCCGGGGGAGTATGCCGGTCGTCTCATCGAAAAGGTGGGATTAAAAGGGACTCGCGTAGGTGATGCCGAGATTTCTTTGTTACATGGTAATTTTATTGTTAATAAAGGATCTGCAACTGCCAAAGATGTGATGGCTCTCATTCGAATGGCCAGACAAAAAGTCTGGAAAGAAACCGGAATTAAGCTTGAACTGGAAGTTAAGTTATGGGGTTTAAACGAGGAAGGATAG
- a CDS encoding FtsQ-type POTRA domain-containing protein, with product MFDKVIFFVQGMILLMMALCVYLYMGNSPHFEVSSIKVKGNIFLSSSEVIKKAGIQLHTNILKIKPEEIKNRLDQEVWIKRATIRRELPNRIIIELQEREPFMIWVGGTKQDGRRYLVDREGVLLKEVQEGEEVARNLPIFTTSSLIPLTSRESEPEMVYVQKIIPEIAKILQEDIFLFKKIKEIHLSGTGSLTLVPDTGTPEIRVHLLDYQRNLEYFKRLLPQLDVTHLEYVDLRFKKRVVIKPNNS from the coding sequence GTGTTTGATAAAGTCATTTTTTTTGTACAGGGAATGATCCTTCTGATGATGGCCCTATGTGTTTATCTTTATATGGGAAATTCGCCTCACTTTGAAGTTTCCTCCATTAAAGTCAAGGGAAATATTTTTTTGTCATCCTCAGAAGTTATAAAGAAAGCAGGTATTCAGCTCCACACCAATATCTTGAAAATTAAACCTGAAGAAATAAAAAATCGATTAGACCAGGAAGTATGGATTAAAAGAGCGACGATTCGTAGAGAGTTACCCAATCGGATTATCATTGAGTTGCAAGAGCGAGAGCCGTTTATGATTTGGGTAGGAGGGACCAAACAGGACGGAAGAAGATATCTGGTAGATCGAGAAGGAGTTCTACTTAAAGAGGTTCAGGAAGGGGAGGAAGTGGCCCGCAATCTTCCGATTTTTACCACCAGTTCTTTGATTCCTTTAACCTCCAGAGAGTCTGAGCCGGAGATGGTTTATGTCCAAAAGATCATTCCTGAGATTGCAAAGATTCTTCAAGAAGACATTTTTTTATTCAAGAAAATAAAAGAAATTCATCTTTCCGGAACGGGTAGTCTAACCCTCGTTCCGGATACCGGAACTCCGGAGATAAGGGTTCACTTACTCGATTATCAAAGGAATTTAGAATATTTCAAGAGGTTACTTCCCCAATTAGATGTGACGCATCTAGAATATGTAGACTTAAGATTTAAAAAGAGAGTGGTAATTAAGCCAAATAATAGTTGA